Proteins from a genomic interval of Pseudomonas sp. RC10:
- a CDS encoding LysE family translocator, translating into MLTPDLLLAFILFALVSSITPGPNNTMLLSSGVNFGFNRTIPHMLGISCGFALMVLAVGFGLGAVFKAYPVLYTVLRYAGAAYLLYLAYKIATSGPANESDAGKGKPMSFLGAAAFQWVNPKAWVMAVGAISTYTPMNGYFTNVAVIALVFGIVNLPAVGMWAGFGSLLRNVLRDPLWLRVFNGVMAALLVLSLYPLLEH; encoded by the coding sequence ATGCTGACTCCCGACCTGCTGCTCGCCTTTATCCTGTTCGCCCTCGTTTCATCCATCACACCGGGTCCCAACAACACTATGCTGCTGTCCTCGGGCGTGAACTTCGGTTTCAACCGCACCATTCCCCACATGCTCGGCATCAGCTGCGGTTTCGCGTTGATGGTGCTGGCGGTCGGCTTCGGTCTGGGGGCAGTGTTCAAGGCTTATCCCGTGCTCTACACCGTGCTGCGTTACGCGGGCGCGGCATATCTGTTGTACCTGGCGTACAAGATCGCGACCTCAGGCCCCGCCAACGAAAGCGATGCAGGCAAAGGCAAACCGATGAGCTTCCTCGGCGCGGCAGCGTTCCAGTGGGTCAATCCCAAGGCGTGGGTGATGGCGGTCGGCGCGATCAGCACGTACACGCCCATGAATGGCTATTTCACGAACGTTGCGGTGATCGCGCTGGTGTTTGGCATCGTCAACCTGCCAGCGGTGGGGATGTGGGCGGGGTTTGGCAGCCTGTTGCGCAACGTGCTGCGAGATCCGCTGTGGTTGCGGGTGTTCAATGGGGTAATGGCGGCGTTGTTGGTGTTGTCGCTGTACCCGCTGTTGGAGCACTGA
- the ssuE gene encoding NADPH-dependent FMN reductase, which yields MLVVSISGSPSTRSRSGVVLKHAAQWLTDHGVGVKPVRVQDFNAEDLLYARFDSPEVIAFIDAVAKADGLLIGTPVYKASFSGALKTLLDLLPERSLHGKVVLPIATGGSIAHMLAVDYALKPVLSALKCQEVLHGVFAIDTQISYGDNDLGGDLDELLTQRLHDGLDHFLLGLQHRTNARHKEAGGHLKLAL from the coding sequence ATGTTGGTCGTTTCAATTTCAGGCAGCCCATCGACCCGGTCACGCTCGGGCGTGGTGCTGAAACACGCGGCACAGTGGCTGACCGATCACGGCGTCGGTGTGAAGCCTGTCCGCGTCCAGGACTTCAATGCCGAAGACCTGCTTTACGCACGCTTCGACAGCCCCGAAGTCATCGCCTTCATCGACGCTGTGGCCAAGGCCGATGGCCTGCTGATCGGCACGCCGGTGTACAAGGCCTCGTTTTCCGGCGCGTTGAAAACCCTGCTGGACTTGCTGCCGGAGCGCTCGCTGCACGGCAAAGTCGTCCTGCCCATCGCCACCGGTGGCAGCATCGCGCACATGCTGGCCGTGGATTACGCGCTGAAGCCCGTGCTCTCTGCGCTCAAATGCCAGGAAGTGCTGCACGGCGTGTTCGCCATCGACACCCAGATCAGCTACGGCGACAACGATCTCGGTGGGGACCTCGACGAACTGCTGACCCAGCGACTGCACGACGGGCTGGATCATTTCCTGCTGGGCCTGCAACACCGTACGAACGCGCGGCATAAAGAGGCGGGTGGGCATTTGAAGCTGGCGTTGTAA
- a CDS encoding glycosyltransferase family 4 protein, whose protein sequence is MKIAIVHDWLVTYAGAERVLAALINIWPEADLFSVIDFLSDQDRAHLGGKVAKTTFIQRLPKARTKYQRYLPLMPMAIEQLDLSGYDLIISSSHAVAKGVLCGPDQLHISYVHSPIRYAWDLQHQYLKEANMNSGLKGKVARMILHYMRMWDQRTSAGVDDFIANSHFIGARITKSYRRESTVIYPPVDTNGFTLQETKQDYYFTASRMVPYKRMPMIIEAFAAMPDKRLVVVGDGPEMEKAKAVAAQAPNVTLLGYQPFAVLQEHMRNAKAFVFAAEEDFGISPVEAQACGTPVIAFGKGGVLETVCGLDHPQPTGVFYPEQSAASLMEAVETFEASGGRITAQACRINAERFSEARFEQEMRQFVEMRLSASRQARQPAQYRATQPAPSLVTPSLSASSLVPGDLAARVVPIKSV, encoded by the coding sequence ATGAAAATTGCAATCGTCCACGACTGGCTGGTGACGTACGCGGGTGCCGAAAGGGTTTTGGCCGCGCTCATCAATATCTGGCCCGAGGCGGATCTGTTTTCCGTCATCGATTTCCTCAGCGATCAGGACCGCGCCCATTTGGGCGGCAAGGTCGCCAAGACCACGTTCATTCAGCGTCTGCCCAAGGCGCGCACCAAATATCAGCGTTACTTGCCGCTGATGCCAATGGCCATCGAGCAACTGGACCTGTCCGGTTACGACCTGATCATCAGCAGCAGCCACGCAGTAGCCAAAGGCGTGCTGTGCGGCCCGGACCAATTGCACATCAGCTACGTGCACTCGCCCATCCGCTACGCCTGGGACTTGCAGCACCAGTACCTGAAAGAAGCCAACATGAACAGCGGCCTCAAGGGCAAGGTCGCACGGATGATCCTGCACTACATGCGGATGTGGGATCAGCGCACCTCCGCAGGAGTCGATGACTTCATCGCCAACTCGCACTTCATCGGCGCCCGAATCACCAAGTCCTACCGTCGCGAATCCACGGTGATCTACCCGCCTGTGGACACCAACGGTTTCACCCTGCAAGAGACCAAGCAGGATTACTACTTCACGGCGTCGCGCATGGTGCCCTACAAGCGCATGCCGATGATCATCGAAGCCTTCGCCGCCATGCCGGACAAGCGTCTGGTGGTGGTCGGAGACGGCCCGGAGATGGAAAAAGCCAAAGCCGTGGCGGCCCAAGCCCCTAACGTCACGCTGCTCGGTTATCAACCCTTCGCGGTGTTGCAGGAACACATGCGCAACGCCAAGGCCTTCGTGTTCGCCGCCGAGGAAGACTTCGGCATCAGCCCGGTGGAGGCGCAGGCCTGCGGCACGCCGGTCATCGCCTTCGGCAAGGGCGGCGTGCTGGAAACCGTCTGCGGGCTGGATCATCCGCAGCCGACCGGGGTGTTTTATCCGGAGCAGAGCGCCGCATCGTTGATGGAGGCGGTCGAGACCTTCGAAGCCTCCGGCGGGCGCATCACGGCACAGGCCTGTCGCATCAACGCCGAGCGGTTCAGCGAAGCCCGCTTCGAGCAGGAAATGCGTCAGTTCGTCGAGATGCGCTTGAGCGCCTCGCGCCAGGCCCGTCAGCCCGCGCAATACCGGGCCACGCAGCCAGCGCCGAGTCTTGTTACACCCAGTTTGTCTGCCTCAAGCCTGGTCCCTGGCGACCTCGCCGCCCGCGTTGTTCCGATTAAATCTGTCTGA
- a CDS encoding IS3 family transposase (programmed frameshift) gives MVKYTEQFKLTAVTAYLNGTDGFRTVARHFGIDFSLLRRWVASYRTGNSIKPMSYARRYSEDFKRQVLTYMHEHRLSLRQTAAHFDLGRSSLIGIWQRQYYSDSPVTPTAIQPADTPMKIKPAKPTDTNDAQKPREQLMAELEYMRMENAVLKELGPARGKGANTGEKVLIVRKLKHRFPLPDLLELVGLARSTFYYQVKAEQKPDRHAALKERVQQEYHKQRGLYGYRRIALALRKEGTLVNKKVIERLMAEQGLQSVVRPKKYRSYRGTVGKIAANLLERNFHAPRPKQKWVTDVTEFKVGQQKLYLSPVMDLYNGEIIAYETASRPYYELVGNMLDKALACLGDAPKLVVHSDQGWHYQQPRYRHALSEKGVKQSMSRKGNCLDNAAMESFFGTLKSEFFYLKRFESVEELKVGLDEYIHYYNHDRIKLRLNGLSPVEYRTQAAA, from the exons ATGGTCAAGTACACCGAGCAGTTCAAGCTCACGGCGGTCACCGCCTACCTAAACGGCACCGACGGCTTCCGAACAGTGGCCAGACATTTTGGCATCGACTTCAGTCTCCTTCGACGCTGGGTCGCCAGTTATCGGACTGGCAACAGCATCAAGCCAATGTCGTATGCGCGGCGGTACAGCGAGGATTTCAAGCGCCAAGTCTTGACCTACATGCATGAGCATCGACTTTCGCTACGCCAGACCGCTGCGCATTTTGACCTTGGGCGGTCCTCCCTGATAGGCATCTGGCAACGCCAGTATTACAGTGACAGTCCTGTCACCCCTACTGCCATCCAGCCAGCCGACACGCCCATGAAAATCAAACCCGCCAAACCCACCGACACCAACGATGCACAAAAGCCACGAGAGCAGTTGATGGCTGAACTTGAGTACATGCGCATGGAGAACGCTGTCCTAAAGGAGCTC GGCCCTGCGCGAGGAAAAGGAGCGAACACGGGGGAAAAAGTCCTGATCGTCCGCAAACTCAAGCACCGATTCCCATTGCCCGACCTCCTTGAGCTGGTCGGGCTGGCACGCAGCACCTTCTATTACCAGGTCAAGGCTGAGCAGAAACCGGACCGGCATGCGGCGCTCAAGGAACGGGTGCAGCAGGAATATCACAAGCAGAGAGGGCTGTATGGCTATCGGCGTATTGCGCTTGCGCTCAGAAAGGAAGGAACGCTGGTCAACAAGAAGGTCATCGAACGGCTGATGGCCGAACAGGGTTTGCAATCGGTCGTACGGCCCAAGAAATACCGTTCCTACCGGGGGACTGTTGGCAAAATCGCCGCGAACCTGCTGGAGCGTAATTTTCATGCACCCCGGCCAAAACAGAAGTGGGTAACCGACGTCACCGAGTTCAAAGTGGGTCAGCAGAAGCTCTACTTGTCTCCTGTGATGGATTTGTACAACGGCGAAATCATCGCGTACGAAACAGCCAGTCGGCCTTACTACGAGTTGGTGGGGAACATGCTCGACAAGGCGTTGGCTTGCTTGGGAGACGCGCCCAAACTGGTCGTTCATTCGGACCAGGGATGGCACTACCAACAGCCACGCTATCGCCACGCACTCAGCGAAAAAGGTGTGAAACAGAGCATGTCCCGCAAAGGCAATTGCCTGGATAATGCGGCGATGGAGAGTTTTTTCGGCACGCTGAAGTCAGAGTTTTTCTACCTGAAGCGTTTCGAGAGTGTGGAAGAATTGAAGGTCGGCCTGGATGAGTACATTCATTACTACAACCATGACCGCATCAAGCTGAGACTCAATGGCCTGAGTCCTGTTGAATACAGGACTCAGGCTGCGGCGTAA
- a CDS encoding acyltransferase yields MKRLAYLDALRGIAALMVVFTHLYAPIIGHVWVFDYLIDPGKLGVLWFFMISGVVIPYSLKPGPDGAQRFLISRFMRLYPAYWLSLLLFLVMLRLTDAPLPALAHIIANVTMVQAALGFDDVVGLYWTLFIELVFYALCLALFIGGKLYDQTFRTRCSLLFLLMALAMAVVRAVSERKLPVALPLALSLMFFGSVWRQWLLAEHSKELTRNLKMLLIAFAVLLMPTLIMAYSKDMGTGETWGRYCFTYALAISSFLLLTRSVRLDHPALVWLGAVSYSLYLLHPSMLMLAEFLLKSSGASALTLAVVATLLTLGASHLSFRYIETPFIQLGKRLNNRKAKAQTISV; encoded by the coding sequence ATGAAACGTTTGGCCTATCTTGACGCGCTGCGCGGCATCGCGGCCCTGATGGTGGTGTTCACGCACCTCTATGCGCCGATCATCGGTCATGTCTGGGTCTTCGATTACCTGATCGACCCCGGCAAGCTGGGCGTGCTGTGGTTCTTCATGATCAGCGGCGTGGTCATCCCCTACAGCCTCAAGCCCGGTCCCGATGGCGCGCAGCGGTTTCTGATTTCACGCTTCATGCGGCTGTACCCGGCGTACTGGCTGTCGCTGCTGTTGTTCCTGGTGATGCTGAGACTGACCGACGCTCCGCTGCCCGCCCTCGCCCATATCATCGCCAACGTGACGATGGTGCAAGCGGCCCTGGGGTTCGATGACGTGGTGGGGTTGTACTGGACGCTGTTCATCGAGTTGGTGTTCTACGCCTTGTGCCTGGCGCTGTTCATCGGTGGCAAGCTGTACGACCAGACCTTCCGCACCCGTTGTTCGTTGCTGTTCTTGCTGATGGCCCTGGCCATGGCCGTGGTTCGCGCGGTGAGCGAGCGCAAATTGCCGGTGGCCCTGCCGCTGGCGTTGTCGCTGATGTTCTTCGGTTCGGTGTGGCGCCAGTGGCTGCTGGCCGAACACAGCAAAGAACTGACCCGCAACCTGAAAATGCTGTTGATTGCCTTCGCCGTGCTGCTGATGCCGACGCTGATCATGGCGTACAGCAAAGACATGGGCACCGGGGAAACATGGGGCCGTTACTGCTTCACCTACGCGCTGGCCATCAGCAGTTTTCTGTTGCTGACCCGCAGCGTGCGTCTGGACCACCCCGCGCTGGTGTGGTTGGGCGCGGTGAGTTACTCGCTGTACCTGCTTCACCCTTCAATGCTGATGCTGGCTGAGTTTCTTCTAAAGAGCAGCGGGGCTTCGGCGTTGACCCTTGCGGTCGTCGCCACCCTCCTGACCCTCGGGGCGTCTCATCTGTCTTTCCGCTACATCGAGACACCTTTTATCCAACTTGGAAAACGTCTCAATAATCGCAAGGCCAAGGCGCAAACCATCAGCGTCTGA
- a CDS encoding polysaccharide biosynthesis/export family protein, with the protein MKVTLAVVLLSSLVLQGCAFAPGQYMSLSDVTEKDPDGPAVTLVQITPTTLAQQQKTAASQAKPLPPELMTYKTPEYVVGPGDALLVTVFEHPELTAPGSQEQLDANSREVLNDGTVFFPYVGRIQAAGKTVSQIREQLRMGLLPQYTEVKVDVKVLRYNSQRILLSGAFKAPGPQPITNIPLSLVQAISTAGLDLTDANLAGLTLRRDGKDYVIDVDSLNRKDSQLSKIYLKDGDYLHLNSNSKNKIYVLGEVQRPQVISFSTTSVTLLEALGTSGGLSPDAADGEAVYVIRAQDATHSATVYHLNAKKPTSYALAKGFELAAQDVVFVGPANITRWSRYVSQLLGSNNIIQTGAMFRN; encoded by the coding sequence ATGAAAGTAACGTTAGCGGTAGTGCTGCTTTCCAGTCTGGTTTTGCAAGGCTGCGCATTCGCCCCCGGTCAATACATGTCACTGAGCGATGTCACTGAAAAGGACCCTGACGGTCCGGCGGTCACGCTCGTCCAGATCACTCCGACGACCCTGGCCCAGCAGCAGAAAACGGCTGCTTCCCAGGCCAAGCCATTGCCACCTGAGTTGATGACCTACAAAACCCCTGAATACGTGGTCGGGCCGGGCGATGCCCTGCTGGTCACCGTGTTCGAACACCCTGAACTGACCGCCCCCGGCTCTCAGGAACAACTGGACGCCAACAGCCGCGAAGTGTTGAACGACGGCACGGTGTTCTTCCCGTATGTCGGTCGTATTCAAGCGGCGGGCAAGACCGTTTCGCAGATTCGCGAACAACTGCGCATGGGCTTGTTGCCGCAATACACCGAGGTCAAGGTGGACGTGAAAGTGCTGCGTTACAACAGCCAGCGCATCCTCCTGTCCGGTGCGTTCAAAGCGCCAGGACCACAACCGATCACCAACATCCCGTTGAGCCTGGTGCAAGCGATCAGCACCGCTGGCCTGGACCTGACCGACGCTAACCTCGCTGGCCTGACCTTGCGTCGTGACGGCAAGGACTACGTGATCGACGTCGATTCGCTGAACCGCAAGGATTCGCAGCTGAGCAAGATCTACCTCAAGGACGGCGACTACCTGCACCTGAACAGCAACTCGAAAAACAAGATCTACGTGTTGGGCGAGGTTCAGCGTCCACAGGTGATTTCGTTCAGCACCACCAGCGTGACCCTGCTTGAAGCCCTCGGCACGTCCGGCGGCCTGAGCCCGGACGCGGCGGACGGTGAGGCCGTTTACGTGATTCGGGCGCAGGACGCGACCCACTCGGCGACGGTGTATCACTTGAACGCGAAGAAACCGACCAGTTACGCGCTGGCCAAGGGTTTCGAGCTGGCGGCGCAAGACGTCGTGTTTGTCGGCCCGGCCAACATCACCCGGTGGAGCCGTTACGTGAGCCAGCTGTTGGGTTCGAACAACATCATCCAGACGGGTGCGATGTTCCGGAACTGA
- a CDS encoding undecaprenyl-phosphate glucose phosphotransferase gives MSTPLRGILHAHQSSLSVAHRLLDLAVIAIGGYCVNLIAGSEMDAEAWMQILLAAVAFHWLAEYHQLYGSWRGERILRELLKVANYWGLAFILLLTVDYLLLHPANLANNSQMAWFATVMMALCGYRLAIRSVLHTLRARGFNARRVAIVGTGHCGERLAMSIESAPWMGLDLLGFYDETPEQMDLARIGRRIPVLGDLDQLIADARDGKIDKVYITLTLGAQARLQELIKGLSDTTASVYVIPDVFMFELLHARTESINGLPSISIFDSPMDGAWSVVKRIEDIVLSSVILGMIALPLMLIALAIKFTSPGPVLFRQRRYGLDGRPIMVWKFRSMSVQENGDVVTQATRNDSRITPLGAFLRRTSLDELPQFFNVLRGDMSIVGPRPHAVAHNEQYRTQVSGYMLRHKVKPGITGWAQINGWRGETDTLDKMQKRVEFDLQYIEHWSVWLDMKIILLTLFKGFVNKNAF, from the coding sequence ATGAGCACACCTCTTCGCGGCATCTTGCATGCTCATCAATCGTCCTTGTCTGTCGCCCACCGCCTGCTGGATCTGGCGGTGATTGCCATCGGCGGCTATTGCGTCAACCTCATCGCAGGCTCGGAGATGGACGCCGAAGCCTGGATGCAAATCCTGCTGGCGGCCGTGGCGTTCCACTGGCTCGCTGAGTACCACCAGCTCTACGGCTCGTGGCGCGGCGAACGCATCCTGCGCGAACTGCTGAAAGTGGCCAATTACTGGGGCTTGGCGTTCATCCTGTTGTTGACCGTGGATTACCTGCTGCTGCACCCGGCGAACCTGGCGAATAACAGCCAGATGGCGTGGTTCGCCACCGTCATGATGGCGCTGTGCGGTTATAGGCTGGCGATTCGCAGCGTACTGCACACCTTGCGCGCCCGCGGCTTCAACGCCCGCCGCGTGGCCATCGTCGGCACCGGCCATTGCGGCGAACGCCTGGCGATGTCCATCGAAAGCGCGCCTTGGATGGGCCTGGACCTGCTGGGTTTTTACGACGAGACCCCGGAGCAAATGGACCTCGCGCGGATCGGCCGGCGCATTCCGGTGCTGGGCGATCTGGATCAACTGATCGCCGATGCCCGCGACGGCAAGATCGACAAGGTCTACATCACCCTGACCCTTGGCGCCCAGGCGCGGCTTCAGGAATTGATCAAGGGCCTGAGCGACACCACCGCGTCGGTCTACGTGATCCCGGACGTGTTCATGTTCGAGCTGCTGCACGCCCGCACCGAAAGCATCAACGGCCTGCCGAGCATCAGCATTTTCGACTCGCCCATGGACGGCGCGTGGAGCGTGGTCAAGCGCATCGAGGACATCGTGTTGTCGAGCGTGATCCTCGGCATGATCGCCCTGCCGCTGATGCTGATCGCATTGGCCATCAAGTTCACCTCGCCGGGCCCTGTGCTGTTTCGCCAACGCCGCTACGGGCTGGACGGCCGACCGATCATGGTCTGGAAATTCCGCAGCATGAGCGTTCAGGAGAACGGCGACGTGGTCACCCAGGCCACGCGCAACGACAGCCGGATCACGCCGCTGGGCGCCTTCTTGCGTCGCACGTCGCTGGACGAGCTGCCGCAATTCTTCAACGTGCTGCGCGGCGACATGTCCATTGTCGGCCCGCGCCCCCACGCGGTGGCGCACAACGAGCAATACCGCACGCAGGTCTCGGGCTACATGCTGCGGCACAAGGTCAAGCCGGGCATCACCGGCTGGGCGCAAATCAACGGCTGGCGTGGCGAGACCGACACGCTGGACAAGATGCAGAAACGCGTGGAATTCGACCTGCAGTACATCGAGCACTGGTCGGTCTGGCTGGACATGAAAATCATCCTGCTGACGCTCTTCAAAGGCTTCGTCAACAAGAACGCATTTTAA
- a CDS encoding glycosyltransferase family 1 protein, whose protein sequence is MIVINARFLTQELRGVQRFAEQTCLALKQLRDDVVFVAPHGIKMHDTARALDVQCIGTHSGHVWEQLDLPLYLRRNGNPLLISLCSTAPLFYGNQIATHHDVTYVRHPESYTRAFRLLYRTMTPIMLSRIKALLTVSNFSKGEISQFYNYPEKKIFVVPNAVSEAFQPGPPLKDHPDYLLAVSSPSAHKNFSRMIQAFLMLRDHDDLQLHIVGGASDVFADDNLQRLASRDKRIRFLGRLSDDELIKQYQGATAFVFPSLYEGFGIPPLEAQACGCPVLAANAASIPEVLQASALYFDPMDVTHMASAMERILVDLPLRQSLRRRGLNNVARFSWDESARRVSQRIDTLLNQPRDRRTSTGNDALRRESSSKL, encoded by the coding sequence ATGATTGTGATCAATGCACGTTTTCTGACTCAGGAGTTGCGCGGCGTCCAACGCTTCGCGGAACAGACCTGTCTGGCCCTCAAACAGCTGCGTGACGACGTGGTTTTCGTCGCGCCTCACGGCATCAAAATGCACGACACGGCCCGCGCCCTCGACGTGCAGTGCATCGGCACCCACAGCGGTCATGTCTGGGAACAACTCGACCTGCCGCTGTACCTGCGTCGCAACGGCAACCCGCTGCTGATTTCCCTGTGCAGCACGGCGCCGCTGTTCTACGGCAACCAGATCGCGACCCACCACGACGTCACGTACGTGCGTCACCCTGAAAGCTACACCCGTGCCTTTCGCCTGCTGTACCGGACGATGACGCCGATCATGCTGTCGCGCATCAAGGCGCTGCTGACCGTCAGCAACTTTTCCAAGGGCGAGATTTCGCAGTTTTACAACTACCCGGAAAAGAAGATTTTCGTGGTGCCCAACGCGGTGAGCGAAGCGTTCCAGCCGGGGCCGCCGCTCAAGGATCACCCCGACTATCTGCTCGCTGTGTCCTCGCCCAGCGCGCACAAGAACTTCAGCCGGATGATTCAAGCGTTCCTGATGCTGCGCGACCACGACGACCTGCAACTGCACATCGTCGGTGGGGCGAGTGACGTGTTTGCCGATGACAATCTGCAACGCCTGGCCAGCCGCGACAAACGCATCCGTTTCCTCGGGCGGCTGAGCGACGACGAACTGATCAAGCAATACCAGGGCGCCACGGCCTTTGTGTTCCCTTCACTGTACGAAGGGTTCGGCATCCCGCCGCTGGAGGCGCAGGCCTGCGGCTGCCCGGTGCTGGCCGCCAACGCGGCATCGATTCCAGAAGTGCTGCAGGCCAGCGCGTTGTACTTCGACCCGATGGATGTCACGCACATGGCCTCGGCGATGGAACGCATTCTGGTGGACTTGCCGCTGCGCCAGTCGCTGCGACGACGCGGCCTGAACAACGTGGCGCGGTTTTCCTGGGACGAGTCGGCGCGGCGGGTGTCGCAGCGCATCGACACCCTGCTCAACCAGCCCAGGGACCGACGCACCAGCACCGGCAATGACGCCCTGCGTCGTGAATCGTCCAGCAAGCTCTGA